The following are encoded in a window of Pseudomonadota bacterium genomic DNA:
- a CDS encoding class I SAM-dependent methyltransferase → MNTEKRDFDKEAASWDEHPARVKLAKDIANVISRQIILTPEMDIMDFGCGTGLLTIQLQPLVHSITGIDSSQGMLNIFNTKVVKLKLPNVRSQLIDLDKGDTLAGNYHLIVSSMTLHHIKEIQPLFDQFYSIMAPGGYLCIADLDLDDGQFHEDNTGVFHFGFDRATLRKVFIESGFDNIRDIGAAEVVKPSINGEMRRFTMFLMTGQKRGD, encoded by the coding sequence ATGAACACTGAAAAACGGGACTTTGATAAAGAGGCTGCCTCTTGGGATGAACATCCTGCAAGGGTGAAGTTGGCGAAAGATATTGCCAATGTCATATCAAGACAGATCATCTTGACGCCCGAAATGGATATTATGGACTTCGGCTGTGGCACTGGACTGTTAACTATCCAATTACAGCCATTGGTCCATTCTATCACCGGCATCGATAGTTCTCAGGGAATGCTAAATATCTTCAACACGAAGGTCGTTAAGCTGAAGCTGCCCAATGTTAGATCTCAACTTATCGATCTTGACAAGGGCGATACCCTGGCAGGTAATTATCATTTGATTGTAAGCAGTATGACCCTCCATCATATCAAGGAAATACAACCGCTCTTCGATCAATTCTATAGTATCATGGCCCCTGGCGGCTATCTGTGCATTGCTGATTTGGACTTGGATGATGGTCAGTTTCACGAAGACAATACCGGCGTATTTCATTTCGGATTTGATCGAGCGACCCTACGCAAGGTTTTCATAGAATCTGGGTTTGATAATATTCGGGATATAGGCGCCGCAGAAGTTGTGAAACCGAGCATCAATGGAGAAATGAGGCGGTTCACTATGTTTCTGATGACCGGTCAGAAGAGAGGAGATTAA
- a CDS encoding winged helix-turn-helix domain-containing protein — MLHRHGWRKVIPHLQHPKADKEKQEEFKKTSGACGRGDASPDNSMVGNEALEKVRDINLRDTAICNN; from the coding sequence ATTCTCCATAGGCACGGATGGAGGAAGGTAATACCCCACCTCCAACATCCGAAAGCTGATAAAGAGAAACAGGAAGAGTTTAAAAAGACTTCCGGAGCTTGTGGCAGGGGCGACGCAAGTCCCGATAATAGCATGGTCGGGAACGAAGCTTTAGAGAAGGTCAGGGATATCAACCTCCGTGATACAGCTATTTGTAATAATTAA
- a CDS encoding cytidylate kinase-like family protein, translating into MWDNIGYGKCEFFIESYFESKRKETSGTFIKPAITISRAEGAGGHTVASNLAEYMQTHVPSHDVWTVFDRNLVEKVLEDHNLHKRVADFMKEDHKAMLTDAIEEWLGFHPSTWTLIEKINATIISLAQMGNVILVGRGGSIVTCEMQNVFRVRLVGSLEKRIEQIRKIYNLDQKSAMHHIKKEDEGSRRYVKDNFDKDIDDPLLYHITINTDMIKYDEATRLIGDEVIKRFKLDRPVKTAGNRISST; encoded by the coding sequence ATGTGGGATAATATTGGTTACGGAAAATGTGAGTTTTTCATCGAGAGTTACTTTGAGTCGAAGAGAAAAGAAACTTCTGGTACCTTTATAAAACCGGCAATAACGATTTCACGGGCAGAGGGAGCAGGCGGACATACAGTTGCTTCCAACCTTGCAGAGTATATGCAGACACATGTTCCTTCCCATGATGTGTGGACTGTTTTTGACCGGAATCTCGTGGAAAAAGTGCTGGAAGACCATAACCTCCACAAGCGCGTTGCCGATTTTATGAAGGAAGACCACAAGGCAATGCTGACCGATGCAATTGAGGAGTGGCTCGGTTTTCACCCCTCTACCTGGACACTCATAGAGAAAATTAACGCAACCATAATAAGCCTTGCACAGATGGGGAATGTTATCCTGGTGGGCCGAGGGGGCAGCATCGTTACATGTGAAATGCAGAACGTTTTTCGTGTACGTTTGGTTGGATCCCTTGAAAAGAGAATTGAGCAGATCCGGAAGATATACAACCTTGATCAAAAATCTGCCATGCATCATATTAAAAAGGAGGATGAGGGAAGTAGAAGATATGTAAAAGACAATTTCGACAAAGATATCGATGATCCATTGCTATACCATATAACCATTAATACGGATATGATTAAATACGACGAAGCCACCCGTTTGATCGGTGACGAAGTGATCAAGCGTTTCAAACTGGATAGACCCGTAAAAACTGCGGGAAACAGGATTAGTTCAACATAG
- a CDS encoding V-type ATPase subunit — MQTAIADVATTSVIASKQRITNDVKFLAANVHARRSRMAEGERLDGLCRLKNLSDLFNTIFPDSQLKGVLDFQRLLVRELIDELSGFRAYMPTSGVELLDWMMVRFQVENLKVLMRACLTKTPLKEIEIHLISLPRELALDNQRLATAESLKDFVRLLPRGILRENLTKALETYHNYPRPFFFEAVLDRFYFQRLLEKIKRLCGADQGTVRPMFCQEVDIFHLMLVARGKFHYNLTPDMLQPLHVAGTLIPYTFFTTMLNSPDLYTSASRVAKRVLISLFEHGPSSGSMIIDVSDLEGYAWSHFLRLANMAFRQNNMGLGAIMGYICLRRVEVANLIAISEGIRTGMTAETILRSLIPRTNVEEVFV, encoded by the coding sequence ATGCAGACAGCCATAGCTGATGTCGCAACTACTTCAGTTATTGCCTCGAAGCAACGAATAACAAATGATGTGAAATTCCTTGCGGCCAATGTCCATGCCCGTCGCAGTCGCATGGCCGAGGGTGAGCGGCTTGATGGTCTATGCCGCCTCAAAAATCTTTCTGATCTATTTAATACAATTTTTCCGGATTCTCAGCTTAAAGGGGTTCTTGATTTCCAGCGTCTGCTGGTCCGCGAACTGATCGATGAATTATCGGGCTTCCGTGCCTATATGCCCACTTCCGGAGTCGAGCTTCTCGATTGGATGATGGTTCGGTTTCAAGTGGAAAACCTGAAAGTATTGATGCGGGCATGTTTGACAAAAACACCTCTCAAAGAAATTGAGATACATCTCATATCCCTCCCAAGGGAATTGGCCCTGGATAACCAAAGGTTGGCTACGGCGGAATCTTTGAAAGATTTTGTCCGGTTGCTCCCAAGGGGAATTCTTCGGGAGAACCTGACCAAAGCTCTTGAGACCTATCATAATTATCCACGGCCATTCTTTTTTGAGGCAGTGTTGGACCGTTTCTATTTTCAGAGGCTGCTTGAGAAGATAAAAAGACTCTGCGGGGCAGATCAGGGAACCGTAAGACCAATGTTTTGCCAGGAAGTGGATATCTTCCATCTAATGTTGGTTGCTCGGGGAAAATTTCACTACAACCTGACACCTGATATGCTGCAACCGTTACATGTTGCAGGTACCTTGATACCATACACGTTTTTTACGACTATGCTCAATAGTCCGGATCTTTATACATCTGCAAGTCGTGTTGCAAAGCGTGTGCTTATATCGCTTTTTGAGCACGGACCAAGTAGTGGATCGATGATTATTGATGTTTCAGATCTGGAAGGGTATGCGTGGAGTCACTTTTTACGTTTGGCGAACATGGCTTTTCGTCAGAATAATATGGGGTTGGGAGCAATTATGGGCTATATATGTCTTCGTCGTGTGGAAGTGGCCAACCTTATCGCTATTTCCGAAGGCATTCGAACGGGCATGACTGCCGAGACAATCCTTAGATCTTTAATCCCACGGACAAATGTGGAGGAAGTCTTTGTTTAG
- a CDS encoding ATP synthase subunit C: protein MKKITVGDCYGGNGCKDERRLLRSPGNRRCKMVKLFRRIGSIVAVLAGMILSCTVVLAEEAARGSVPADPASLYRSVGLGMAAAFAIAASIIGAGHAVGRIGSAALGAAAERPELLTRSILFVALAEGLAVLGFAIAMMLIQKM, encoded by the coding sequence ATGAAAAAGATTACAGTGGGGGATTGTTATGGCGGCAATGGTTGTAAAGATGAAAGGAGGCTGCTTCGCAGCCCGGGTAATCGGAGGTGTAAAATGGTAAAGTTGTTCCGGCGAATTGGATCAATTGTAGCTGTTCTGGCGGGTATGATTCTGTCCTGTACGGTTGTTCTGGCTGAGGAGGCTGCGCGTGGAAGTGTGCCGGCAGACCCGGCATCGTTGTATAGATCCGTTGGCCTCGGAATGGCGGCTGCCTTTGCCATTGCTGCAAGTATTATCGGTGCAGGCCATGCCGTAGGGCGGATCGGGTCGGCAGCATTAGGTGCGGCAGCGGAGAGACCGGAACTTCTGACCCGCAGCATACTTTTTGTGGCATTGGCAGAAGGGTTGGCTGTTCTCGGTTTTGCCATTGCCATGATGTTGATACAAAAAATGTAA
- a CDS encoding V-type ATP synthase subunit F, translating into MKFYCIADEDTVRGFRLAGVDAQAVATPEQAWTAITDASARSDFGIIIITEKVASWIRPQMEMIQLERDRPLIVEIPGPEGPLPGRKSLREFVQEAVGVSVG; encoded by the coding sequence GTGAAGTTTTATTGCATCGCTGATGAGGATACGGTGCGTGGTTTCCGATTGGCAGGCGTAGATGCTCAAGCTGTGGCAACGCCTGAGCAGGCTTGGACTGCCATTACTGATGCTTCAGCCCGGTCTGACTTTGGAATCATTATCATCACCGAAAAGGTGGCATCCTGGATTCGGCCGCAAATGGAAATGATTCAACTGGAACGGGATCGCCCGCTTATTGTTGAGATACCCGGGCCGGAAGGACCGCTTCCAGGACGTAAGAGCCTGCGTGAATTTGTACAGGAAGCTGTAGGTGTAAGTGTGGGCTAA
- a CDS encoding V-type ATP synthase subunit E family protein, which produces METDQDSTEKLREEILTDAKNDREKIIIRARQEAEVILSNAAAEADRVHQEQLDHAVEDAARSNELILATVSVETGRLRAARIEALLESVYEEVCRRLLARDGFEYRETVIALASHAINQMAGSAFVAKLPEADFNFLGDGLADEIARRVGRPVSVTISYEPVITGGGVIVEDTEGRQVWDNRLAKRLERLWPELRRQIAVQAAFVPANTNVDLVN; this is translated from the coding sequence ATGGAGACGGATCAAGACTCGACTGAAAAACTGCGCGAAGAGATACTCACAGATGCAAAAAATGACCGAGAAAAAATTATCATCCGTGCAAGACAGGAAGCAGAAGTTATCTTAAGCAATGCCGCAGCCGAGGCTGACCGGGTACATCAGGAGCAGCTTGACCATGCCGTTGAAGATGCTGCCCGCAGCAATGAATTAATTCTGGCTACGGTTTCCGTCGAAACCGGCCGGCTACGGGCGGCACGCATTGAAGCACTGCTTGAGTCTGTGTACGAGGAAGTGTGCCGGCGATTGTTGGCCCGGGATGGTTTTGAATATCGCGAAACCGTAATCGCCCTTGCTTCGCATGCCATAAATCAGATGGCAGGTTCTGCATTTGTGGCTAAGTTGCCGGAGGCGGACTTTAACTTTCTTGGCGACGGCCTGGCCGATGAGATTGCTCGCCGTGTCGGGCGGCCGGTGAGTGTTACTATTTCGTACGAACCTGTCATTACGGGAGGCGGTGTTATTGTGGAGGATACGGAGGGTCGCCAGGTGTGGGATAACCGCCTTGCGAAGAGGCTGGAACGGCTGTGGCCGGAACTGAGGCGACAGATAGCCGTGCAGGCGGCATTCGTCCCGGCTAACACAAACGTCGATTTAGTAAACTAG
- a CDS encoding V-type ATP synthase subunit A, producing MTTFTKTTEPVVTRISGPIVTAVGMYAAQMYEVVQVGSLGLVGEVVRLVGDHATIQVYEDTTMLKPGAPVKCTGAPLSVWLGPGLVGNIYDGIQRPLPGIQASSGAWIRRGEKVDPLDTGKLWAFEPKVRPGEVVTAGQAIGQIVETPLVSHRIMAPPDLSGIVKSIVDKGDYRLLDPLAVIETATGPREVTMLQRWPVRVPRPISERLRITEPLITGQRIIDTFFPIGKGGAAAIPGGFGTGKTITQHQLAKWSNAEIIVFIGCGERGNEMTDVLREFPELKDPRSGRPLMERTILIANTSNMPVAAREVSIYTGITLAEYYRDMGLSVAVFADSTSRWAEALRELAARLEEMPAEEGFPASLPTRLAQFYERGGAVTTLAGEEASVSIVGAVSPPGGDFSEPVTQHTRRFIRCFWALDTELANARHYPSIHWLHSYSEYVEDVGPWWKKEAPDWIELRTEALTLLQREDRLQQIVKLVGPDVLPDSQRLILFIAEIIKDGFLAQSAFNENDMYCTPERQVALLRIILTLYRRGRDLIQDNVPLTRIRSLGCVPYLLRAKADFGNSDLDKLTELEQRVMEETETLAKEYTKEATPICTPPSK from the coding sequence ATGACTACCTTTACCAAGACCACTGAACCTGTGGTTACCCGCATCAGCGGTCCCATCGTAACCGCTGTAGGCATGTACGCAGCACAGATGTATGAAGTCGTGCAGGTAGGCAGTTTGGGCCTGGTGGGAGAAGTTGTGAGACTGGTTGGTGATCATGCCACCATTCAAGTGTACGAGGACACCACTATGTTGAAGCCTGGAGCGCCGGTCAAATGTACGGGCGCACCCTTGTCCGTGTGGCTCGGCCCCGGGCTGGTCGGCAACATCTACGACGGCATTCAACGCCCTTTGCCAGGCATTCAGGCAAGCAGCGGCGCCTGGATTCGTCGCGGCGAAAAAGTGGACCCTCTGGACACCGGTAAGCTCTGGGCCTTTGAGCCGAAAGTCAGACCCGGTGAGGTTGTGACGGCAGGTCAGGCCATAGGCCAGATTGTGGAGACACCGCTGGTCAGTCATCGGATTATGGCTCCCCCCGATCTTAGCGGTATTGTAAAGTCCATTGTCGATAAAGGGGATTATAGACTCCTCGATCCGCTGGCTGTCATCGAAACTGCAACGGGCCCGCGTGAGGTCACTATGCTTCAGCGGTGGCCTGTAAGAGTACCGCGCCCCATTTCTGAACGATTGCGCATCACCGAACCGCTGATTACAGGACAGCGCATCATTGATACCTTCTTCCCAATCGGCAAAGGCGGCGCTGCAGCCATTCCGGGCGGATTCGGCACGGGAAAGACAATCACCCAGCACCAGCTTGCAAAATGGTCAAATGCCGAGATTATTGTCTTTATCGGTTGCGGGGAGCGGGGAAATGAAATGACTGATGTGCTCCGTGAGTTTCCGGAACTTAAAGACCCCCGTTCCGGTCGGCCTCTGATGGAACGGACCATCCTTATCGCCAACACCTCGAATATGCCTGTGGCGGCTCGGGAAGTATCCATCTATACCGGCATCACCCTGGCTGAGTATTACAGGGATATGGGTCTCAGCGTGGCGGTCTTTGCCGACTCAACCAGCCGCTGGGCAGAAGCACTGCGTGAATTGGCCGCACGTTTGGAAGAGATGCCCGCGGAAGAAGGCTTTCCGGCGTCGTTACCCACCAGACTCGCCCAGTTTTATGAGCGCGGCGGCGCTGTAACTACGCTTGCAGGCGAAGAGGCTTCCGTAAGCATTGTGGGCGCTGTCAGCCCACCCGGAGGCGACTTTTCCGAACCCGTCACCCAGCATACACGACGTTTTATCCGTTGTTTTTGGGCTCTTGATACGGAACTGGCCAATGCGCGGCATTATCCTTCAATCCACTGGCTACACTCTTATTCGGAGTATGTGGAGGATGTCGGTCCATGGTGGAAAAAAGAGGCTCCTGACTGGATCGAACTACGCACAGAGGCTCTGACTCTCCTCCAACGGGAGGATCGTCTCCAGCAAATCGTTAAACTGGTTGGCCCCGATGTCCTGCCCGACAGCCAACGCTTGATCCTTTTTATCGCCGAGATTATTAAAGATGGTTTCCTCGCCCAAAGCGCTTTTAACGAAAATGACATGTACTGCACACCTGAACGACAAGTTGCGCTCCTGCGCATTATTCTTACCCTGTATCGCAGGGGCCGTGACTTAATTCAAGATAATGTGCCACTGACGCGAATCCGCTCTTTAGGCTGTGTACCCTACTTACTGCGGGCAAAGGCGGATTTCGGCAACAGTGATCTCGATAAGCTTACGGAACTGGAACAGAGGGTTATGGAAGAAACGGAAACACTGGCAAAAGAATATACCAAGGAGGCTACCCCAATATGCACACCACCTTCGAAATAG
- a CDS encoding V-type ATP synthase subunit B encodes MHTTFEIEDRGLQYVGSWRIEGPLVVVERIRDVGYDEIVEIIDAAGCPRIGRVLDVSEAQVVVQVLEGTTGLSNQSLRARFLGKSFRLPVSRQMLGRVFDGLGRPADGGPPALSAELRDVNGMPINPYARRYPREFIQTGVSAIDGMNALVRGQKLPVFSGNGLPHDRVSAQIVRQARLLEEEVEFSIVFAAMGVKHDVAEFFIRNFRDSGALARAVMFFSLADAPSVERLLTPRVALTLAEHLAFDCGQHVLVLLTDMTNYCESLREVGTARGEIPGRKGYPGYLYSDLASIYERAGRIEGSPGSITQIPILTMPADDISHPVPDLTGYITEGQIVLDRDLFQRGVYPPIAGLPSLSRLMKDGVGKGYTREDHPILASQLFACYAYVKRVRGLADVIGEEELSTIDKQYLKFGEAFEMRFLNQGEYENRTIEATLELGWDVLSTLPKDELHRVSDALLKEYYHEKVDTCV; translated from the coding sequence ATGCACACCACCTTCGAAATAGAAGACCGGGGATTACAGTACGTCGGCTCCTGGCGAATCGAGGGGCCGCTGGTTGTGGTGGAACGGATTCGTGATGTGGGCTATGATGAAATTGTTGAGATTATCGATGCAGCCGGTTGTCCCCGTATAGGCCGCGTCCTTGATGTTTCTGAAGCTCAGGTCGTGGTGCAGGTTCTTGAAGGAACAACAGGTCTTTCGAACCAGAGCTTACGCGCCCGTTTCCTGGGTAAAAGTTTTCGCCTGCCCGTATCAAGGCAGATGCTGGGTCGCGTATTCGATGGTCTCGGTCGCCCGGCTGACGGTGGTCCGCCTGCGCTCTCGGCGGAACTGCGCGATGTGAATGGAATGCCAATAAACCCTTATGCCAGGCGCTATCCACGCGAATTCATACAGACGGGTGTGTCGGCCATTGACGGCATGAATGCATTGGTCCGCGGCCAGAAACTGCCTGTCTTTTCCGGAAACGGTCTGCCCCATGACCGCGTATCCGCTCAGATCGTTCGCCAGGCGCGCCTGCTGGAAGAAGAGGTCGAGTTTTCGATTGTTTTTGCCGCCATGGGCGTGAAGCATGATGTGGCCGAGTTTTTCATCCGTAACTTCCGGGATTCCGGCGCCCTTGCCCGTGCTGTCATGTTCTTTTCTCTGGCTGATGCGCCGAGCGTGGAGCGTCTTCTTACCCCGCGTGTCGCACTGACCCTGGCAGAGCACCTGGCCTTTGATTGCGGGCAGCATGTTCTGGTGCTGCTGACGGATATGACAAACTATTGTGAAAGCCTGCGCGAAGTGGGCACAGCAAGGGGCGAAATCCCGGGACGTAAAGGCTATCCGGGTTACCTTTACTCGGATCTCGCCAGCATTTACGAACGTGCCGGGCGCATCGAGGGCTCGCCGGGCTCGATCACTCAGATACCCATTTTAACCATGCCCGCCGATGATATCAGCCATCCTGTCCCCGATCTCACCGGTTATATTACTGAAGGTCAGATAGTGCTGGATCGCGATCTGTTTCAGCGTGGCGTTTACCCGCCCATTGCCGGCCTTCCAAGCCTGTCGCGTCTGATGAAGGACGGCGTTGGCAAAGGTTACACCAGGGAAGATCATCCTATTCTTGCAAGCCAGTTATTCGCGTGCTACGCTTACGTGAAACGGGTGCGGGGACTGGCCGATGTCATCGGCGAAGAGGAGTTGAGCACAATTGATAAGCAATACCTGAAGTTTGGTGAAGCCTTTGAAATGCGTTTCCTGAACCAGGGCGAATATGAGAACCGTACTATCGAGGCTACACTCGAACTCGGCTGGGATGTGTTATCCACATTACCTAAAGATGAGTTGCACCGTGTGAGCGACGCTCTGTTAAAGGAATACTATCATGAGAAAGTGGATACCTGTGTCTGA
- a CDS encoding V-type ATP synthase subunit D, with the protein MGKLNIAPTKSNLLVLKKQLAFAEEGYDLLEQKRQILIFELMSRLSRARDAEQAVDKALSRAFEALRDAQLDKGSEALDRAALAVKMDHQVDISDQHLMGMKIPHVMVRTEPVSVQFGISGTSVNADIAMSRFVEVLPLLAELAELKNTVMRLARELRKTQRRCNALSKIFMPDYRETINYIMGSLEERERESFVILKMIRDRLEQPQPENS; encoded by the coding sequence ATGGGAAAACTGAATATTGCACCTACCAAATCGAATCTGCTTGTACTGAAAAAACAACTTGCCTTTGCTGAAGAGGGTTATGATCTCCTTGAACAAAAAAGGCAAATCCTTATTTTTGAACTTATGAGCCGCCTCAGTCGTGCCCGTGATGCCGAACAAGCTGTTGATAAAGCTCTCAGTCGGGCTTTTGAAGCTCTTCGCGATGCCCAGTTGGACAAGGGGTCCGAGGCTCTGGACCGTGCCGCTCTCGCCGTAAAGATGGATCACCAGGTGGATATTTCGGATCAGCATCTTATGGGCATGAAGATTCCCCATGTGATGGTGAGAACGGAGCCGGTCAGCGTTCAGTTTGGAATAAGTGGAACTTCGGTAAATGCCGATATTGCCATGAGCCGTTTTGTTGAAGTGCTTCCCTTGCTTGCTGAATTGGCAGAGCTGAAAAATACCGTAATGCGGCTGGCTCGGGAACTTCGCAAGACCCAACGGCGATGCAACGCACTCTCCAAAATCTTTATGCCGGACTACCGTGAAACGATCAACTATATCATGGGTTCACTGGAGGAACGGGAACGCGAGTCCTTTGTTATCCTGAAAATGATTCGAGACCGCCTTGAGCAACCACAGCCCGAGAACTCTTAG
- a CDS encoding adenosine-specific kinase produces the protein MEIKTVKVDIPEGLNIIIGQSHFIKTVEDMYEILIGSSASLKFGIAFSEASEPCLIRYEGNDEALKKLAYDTSFLISCGHTFVIFLKDGFPINVLNAIKACQEVCHVICATANPLQVIVAEEGDGRGILGVIDGLKPKGIEGEEDKKARKELLRKFGYKL, from the coding sequence ATGGAAATAAAAACAGTTAAAGTTGATATCCCTGAAGGGCTGAATATTATCATCGGTCAATCCCATTTCATAAAAACCGTAGAGGATATGTATGAAATACTCATCGGGTCATCAGCATCTCTCAAGTTCGGGATTGCTTTTTCAGAGGCGAGCGAACCCTGTCTTATCAGGTATGAAGGTAATGACGAGGCACTTAAGAAACTGGCATATGACACATCCTTTTTAATATCCTGCGGGCACACATTCGTCATATTTCTGAAGGATGGCTTTCCCATTAATGTCCTCAATGCAATCAAAGCATGTCAGGAAGTATGTCATGTAATCTGTGCAACGGCAAACCCGCTACAGGTCATAGTCGCAGAAGAAGGTGACGGCCGTGGTATCCTGGGTGTAATTGACGGTTTAAAACCTAAAGGCATAGAAGGCGAGGAAGATAAAAAAGCGCGCAAGGAACTTCTCAGGAAATTCGGATATAAGCTGTAA
- a CDS encoding aminopeptidase: MLTDEQLNKYADVLLWGLKTARKGRFKKGDIILIQYERPAVRLAEILYGKILDMGMNPVQRINGTYIIEQTFYQKASDKQLVFITPGDMELYKNLHGRIFLRAPESLTHLKDIDSARIGKVLVSRKPLREILDRLEEQGLHGWTLCTFPTDELARQAKTTTEAYTSQILKACYLDKDDPIRAWQSIYKDVMGIKKWLNNLKVKYFHIESKNIDLNITPGEKRQWKGISGHNIPSFEVFLSPDWRGTEGVYYANLPSFRSGNYVEEVRLFFEKGSVVKVEAKTGEEFAKKQIAMDKGASKVGEFSLTDKRFSRIDRFMADTLFDENFGGEYGNSHIAVGASYTDTYEGNPADMTKALKKKLGFNDSALHWDLVNTEDKTVTAHLTSGKKLIIYEKGMFRY, translated from the coding sequence ATGTTGACAGATGAGCAGCTCAATAAATATGCAGACGTGCTTCTCTGGGGATTGAAGACTGCACGGAAGGGCAGATTCAAAAAGGGCGATATTATCCTTATTCAGTACGAACGCCCGGCGGTCAGGCTTGCCGAGATACTTTACGGTAAAATACTTGATATGGGTATGAACCCGGTTCAGCGTATAAACGGCACATATATAATTGAGCAAACATTCTATCAAAAGGCAAGCGACAAACAACTTGTATTTATAACACCCGGCGATATGGAGCTGTATAAGAATCTCCACGGAAGGATTTTTTTGCGTGCCCCTGAGTCGCTCACACACTTAAAAGACATAGACTCTGCCAGAATCGGCAAAGTACTTGTTTCAAGAAAACCGCTCAGAGAAATCCTCGACAGGCTTGAGGAGCAGGGGCTCCACGGATGGACGCTTTGTACATTTCCCACGGACGAGCTTGCAAGGCAGGCAAAGACAACAACTGAAGCATACACTTCTCAGATTTTAAAGGCATGTTATCTCGATAAGGACGACCCCATTCGTGCATGGCAATCGATTTATAAAGATGTTATGGGCATAAAAAAGTGGCTGAACAATCTGAAGGTCAAATATTTCCATATAGAATCGAAGAACATCGACCTGAATATAACACCCGGAGAAAAAAGACAATGGAAAGGCATTTCAGGGCATAACATTCCGAGTTTTGAGGTCTTCCTCTCCCCTGACTGGAGGGGCACTGAAGGCGTATATTATGCCAATCTGCCTTCCTTCAGAAGCGGCAACTATGTGGAGGAAGTGAGGCTCTTCTTTGAAAAAGGCTCTGTTGTTAAGGTCGAGGCAAAAACCGGGGAAGAGTTTGCCAAAAAGCAGATTGCCATGGATAAGGGAGCATCCAAGGTCGGTGAATTTTCATTGACAGACAAAAGGTTTTCGCGTATTGACCGGTTTATGGCCGATACTCTATTTGATGAAAACTTCGGAGGAGAATACGGTAATTCACATATCGCCGTTGGCGCCTCATATACAGATACCTATGAAGGAAACCCTGCCGACATGACAAAGGCATTAAAGAAAAAACTCGGTTTTAACGATTCAGCGCTGCACTGGGACCTTGTGAATACGGAGGATAAGACTGTAACAGCACATCTTACTTCCGGAAAAAAGCTTATTATATACGAAAAGGGCATGTTCAGATATTAA
- the hisF gene encoding imidazole glycerol phosphate synthase subunit HisF, which produces MKTIKIMPCLDMKNGRVVKGVHFVDIKDAGDPVENAAFYEKEGADELAMLDIAATLENRKTRLDWVKQVSSVITIPLTVGGGIGSLEDIELTLKAGASKVSMNSAAVLNPELIREAAKKFGSETITVAVDARRNKAMPSGFELVVSGGTKPVGKDAIQWAKQCQELGAGVVLPTSMDGDGTLAGYDLEFTKAVSDVVTVPVVASGGAGTLEHFYEGATKGGADVLLAASVFHFRTFSIRQVKEYLKGKGLQVIL; this is translated from the coding sequence ATGAAAACAATAAAGATCATGCCTTGTCTTGATATGAAGAACGGAAGGGTTGTAAAGGGCGTCCATTTTGTCGATATAAAAGACGCCGGCGACCCGGTGGAAAATGCCGCATTTTATGAAAAAGAAGGCGCTGATGAGCTTGCCATGCTCGACATTGCTGCAACGCTTGAAAATCGCAAGACCCGCCTGGATTGGGTAAAACAGGTATCTTCAGTGATAACCATTCCGTTAACAGTAGGCGGCGGGATAGGAAGCCTTGAAGACATTGAACTGACTCTTAAAGCCGGGGCATCAAAGGTGTCGATGAACAGCGCTGCCGTTCTGAACCCTGAGCTTATTAGAGAGGCAGCAAAAAAGTTCGGCTCCGAAACTATCACTGTTGCTGTTGATGCAAGAAGGAATAAGGCAATGCCTTCAGGCTTCGAGCTTGTCGTATCCGGCGGAACAAAACCTGTGGGCAAGGACGCGATCCAATGGGCGAAACAATGCCAGGAGCTGGGCGCAGGAGTTGTTCTACCGACAAGTATGGACGGTGACGGAACACTTGCAGGGTACGATCTTGAATTTACAAAGGCTGTATCGGATGTTGTGACCGTACCGGTAGTTGCTTCAGGCGGAGCAGGGACATTAGAACACTTTTACGAAGGCGCAACAAAAGGCGGCGCTGATGTGCTCCTCGCTGCATCGGTTTTTCACTTCAGGACATTCAGTATCCGGCAGGTAAAGGAGTATCTGAAGGGCAAAGGACTGCAAGTAATATTGTAA